Proteins co-encoded in one Patescibacteria group bacterium genomic window:
- a CDS encoding ComEC family competence protein, which yields MTKSKIFLYLCLSFIVGVLISSAVDISRPIWLGILILGTALVVSASVLDPKGLTYLVAGFCLLVLAGGMIRHQTAVSENEIDAMRQYYEQEIVLRGVIIQEPEKRISNQIFQFEAEGIPGKILVTTDLYPEYKYGDELEISGQLKEPIQFEDFDYRAYLAKDKIYSVAYYPNINLIAAGKGNWFYQKIFDFKNKLRGIINQTLLPPHSSVLGAIFLGDKYGLSDELKEKLNISGTRHIVAISGMHMIIMTQIFLYLALAVGLWRGQAFYLVSFLLFSYIIMIGAPASAVRAGIMAGLLLLAQKVGRLRSADRAVVFAATVMLAVNPSLLAADVGFQLSFAAVLSIIYLKPMIDKKMARLPDFMQLKDILTMTLAAQLGTLPILIFQFGQISLISPLANLMIVPLLPVIMGMGMMVVFLGLIYLPLAKIVVWPIWLLLSYLIKTIEYLSSFPWATYDIYY from the coding sequence ATGACCAAGTCAAAAATTTTCCTCTATCTCTGTTTATCTTTTATCGTCGGTGTTTTAATTAGTTCCGCAGTTGATATTTCCCGGCCAATTTGGCTGGGAATTTTAATTTTAGGAACTGCCTTGGTTGTTTCCGCAAGCGTGTTAGACCCTAAGGGTCTAACATATTTGGTGGCGGGGTTTTGTTTGTTGGTTTTGGCGGGCGGGATGATTCGACATCAGACGGCGGTATCTGAAAATGAAATTGACGCGATGAGGCAATATTATGAGCAGGAAATTGTTTTAAGGGGCGTTATCATCCAAGAGCCGGAGAAAAGAATTAGTAATCAGATATTTCAGTTTGAGGCAGAGGGAATTCCCGGAAAGATTTTAGTGACAACTGATTTGTATCCGGAATATAAATATGGCGATGAGTTGGAAATTAGTGGGCAATTAAAAGAGCCAATTCAATTTGAAGATTTTGATTATCGGGCGTATTTGGCGAAAGATAAAATTTATTCAGTCGCTTATTATCCGAATATAAATTTAATTGCCGCGGGTAAAGGAAATTGGTTTTATCAAAAAATTTTTGATTTTAAAAACAAATTAAGGGGCATTATCAACCAAACGCTTCTGCCTCCTCATTCTTCGGTTTTAGGGGCGATTTTCCTCGGGGATAAATATGGGCTTTCGGATGAGTTGAAAGAAAAATTAAATATTAGCGGAACGAGGCACATCGTGGCGATTAGCGGGATGCATATGATTATTATGACGCAGATTTTTCTCTATCTCGCGTTGGCGGTCGGACTCTGGCGCGGACAGGCGTTTTACCTCGTTTCTTTCCTGCTTTTTTCTTATATCATTATGATTGGCGCGCCGGCTTCGGCAGTTCGCGCCGGAATTATGGCGGGTCTGCTTCTTTTGGCGCAAAAAGTTGGACGGTTGCGGAGCGCTGACAGAGCGGTAGTTTTTGCCGCCACAGTGATGTTAGCTGTCAATCCGTCCTTGCTCGCGGCTGATGTCGGCTTCCAACTTTCTTTCGCCGCCGTTTTGAGTATTATTTATCTCAAACCGATGATAGACAAAAAAATGGCGAGATTGCCCGATTTTATGCAATTAAAAGATATTTTAACAATGACTCTGGCGGCGCAATTAGGGACGCTTCCAATTTTGATTTTTCAATTTGGGCAAATTTCCCTCATTTCTCCACTCGCCAACCTGATGATTGTTCCTCTTTTGCCTGTTATAATGGGAATGGGAATGATGGTTGTTTTTCTTGGGCTGATTTATTTGCCTCTGGCGAAAATAGTGGTCTGGCCGATTTGGCTTCTTTTGAGTTATCTCATTAAAACAATTGAATATCTATCATCTTTTCCATGGGCAACTTATGATATTTATTATTAA
- a CDS encoding anaerobic ribonucleoside-triphosphate reductase activating protein: protein MLIGGLQKMTLIDYPGKVAATVFTIGCNFNCSFCHNPELVDKEKIKKQPMIKEKVFFEFLESRKNLLEGICITGGEPTIQNDLADFARKIKEMGFLVKLDTNGSRPKVLARLLKNNLLDFVAMDIKSSSEKYCQVAGKTIKQKDILESVDLIKNSGKEYEFRTTALPGLIDKEDIRKIGQLLKGAKSFVLQPFKMDKNLNGLWRGVKLYSEDDLKEMLEIARQYFYQVELRGV from the coding sequence ATGTTAATTGGCGGGTTGCAAAAAATGACTCTGATTGATTATCCGGGCAAAGTCGCCGCCACAGTTTTTACTATTGGTTGCAATTTTAATTGTTCTTTTTGCCATAATCCGGAATTAGTTGACAAGGAGAAGATAAAGAAACAACCAATGATTAAGGAGAAGGTCTTTTTTGAATTTCTTGAGTCCCGTAAAAATTTATTGGAAGGGATTTGTATTACTGGCGGCGAACCGACGATTCAAAACGATTTGGCTGATTTTGCGAGAAAAATAAAAGAAATGGGGTTTTTGGTTAAATTAGACACCAACGGGAGCAGGCCAAAAGTTTTAGCGCGGCTTCTTAAAAACAATCTTCTTGATTTTGTGGCGATGGACATCAAAAGTTCATCGGAAAAATATTGCCAAGTCGCGGGCAAGACAATTAAACAAAAAGATATTTTAGAGAGCGTTGATTTGATAAAAAACAGCGGAAAGGAGTATGAATTCAGGACGACCGCTTTGCCCGGGTTGATTGATAAGGAGGATATCAGGAAAATAGGGCAGTTGCTTAAAGGCGCCAAATCATTTGTTCTCCAGCCGTTTAAAATGGATAAAAACTTAAATGGTCTTTGGCGAGGCGTTAAACTTTATTCAGAAGATGACCTGAAAGAAATGCTTGAAATCGCCCGGCAATATTTTTATCAAGTAGAATTACGCGGAGTATAG
- a CDS encoding ribonucleoside triphosphate reductase, with the protein MYRLKNRIQDQLVSPNHRVVRKKFQTDKCVLETIEEVAKLKSPFAIPIAGGNSNKTSKMSDEQIKLMAWIISEGTIERPGKHRSCYRVSIYQSKIRNLQNYKEIVGLLKHFHLEYSEYETASLGDNVRRMRLNAESSRKIHNWFGTKENVHFMPDDLLNLDERQSKLFIETYLKGDGFEGCKISVTDLELLDGLQIICVNAEYGFTVLKRKPTIGKKDIFVLRLIKHTETYIPKIEKVDYKGVIWSPNTKNETIVARRKGKVFITGNTPFINVTLDIKPSESFAKQPVIIGGKPQEETYAEFETEMNMLNKAFYECLMEGDRSGRPFTFPIPTVSITKDFDWDNPSLDGMWQATAKYGINYFSNFIQSDMNPEDIRSMCCRLMLSKKELYKRGGGLFGAGALTGSIGVVTINLPQIGYLSKTRKEYFERLGRAMDIAKDSLEIKRKVLENFMEKGLYPYSKYYLSNVKQMRGEYYGNHFSTIGLVGANESLLNFIGKDIGSRQGRKFTVEVLDFMRDRLVKYQKETDNLYNLEATPAEGASYRLALRDKQEYPDIITAGSKKNPYYTNSTMLPVNYTDDVFEALKLQDEIQAKYTGGIVFHTFIGERIENIQTIKNLVKKIFENFHLPYLTISPTFSICPHHGYISGEHYTCPKCVIKQPCEVYSRVVGYIRPIQQWHVGKQEEFKDRKLFKIKDCK; encoded by the coding sequence ATGTATCGTCTGAAAAATCGTATTCAGGACCAACTCGTTTCTCCGAATCACAGAGTTGTTAGAAAAAAATTCCAGACAGACAAATGTGTTTTGGAAACGATTGAAGAAGTTGCTAAATTGAAGTCGCCTTTTGCTATTCCAATCGCTGGAGGAAATTCAAACAAAACCTCAAAAATGAGCGACGAGCAGATAAAATTGATGGCTTGGATTATTAGCGAAGGGACGATTGAGCGACCTGGAAAACATAGGAGTTGTTATCGTGTTTCGATCTATCAGTCCAAAATAAGAAATCTTCAAAATTACAAAGAAATTGTCGGCTTGCTGAAACATTTTCATTTAGAATATTCGGAATATGAAACGGCCTCTTTGGGAGATAATGTCCGCAGAATGCGGCTCAACGCCGAAAGCTCAAGAAAAATTCATAATTGGTTTGGGACTAAGGAAAATGTCCATTTTATGCCGGATGATTTGTTGAATTTAGACGAAAGGCAGTCAAAATTATTCATTGAAACATATCTCAAAGGAGACGGATTTGAAGGATGTAAAATCAGCGTGACTGATTTAGAATTGCTTGATGGTTTGCAAATTATTTGCGTTAACGCTGAATATGGCTTCACGGTTTTAAAAAGAAAACCGACGATTGGTAAAAAGGATATTTTTGTTTTGCGGCTGATCAAGCATACTGAAACATATATTCCTAAAATAGAAAAGGTGGATTACAAGGGCGTCATTTGGTCGCCCAACACCAAAAATGAAACTATTGTCGCCAGAAGAAAAGGCAAAGTTTTTATTACAGGCAACACGCCTTTTATTAATGTCACTTTGGATATTAAACCGTCGGAGTCGTTTGCTAAACAGCCGGTTATTATCGGAGGCAAGCCGCAGGAAGAGACATATGCCGAGTTTGAGACAGAAATGAATATGCTCAACAAGGCGTTTTATGAATGTCTGATGGAGGGCGACCGAAGCGGACGCCCGTTCACCTTCCCTATTCCAACCGTCTCAATTACCAAGGATTTTGACTGGGACAATCCGTCTTTGGACGGAATGTGGCAAGCGACGGCGAAGTACGGCATCAACTATTTTTCAAACTTCATCCAGTCCGATATGAACCCAGAAGACATCAGAAGCATGTGCTGCAGATTGATGCTTTCGAAGAAAGAATTATACAAGCGGGGCGGAGGGTTGTTTGGGGCGGGGGCGCTTACGGGCTCAATTGGGGTCGTGACGATTAATCTTCCACAGATTGGCTATTTGTCAAAAACAAGGAAGGAATATTTTGAGCGACTTGGCAGGGCGATGGATATCGCCAAGGACTCGCTGGAGATAAAGAGGAAGGTTTTAGAAAACTTTATGGAAAAAGGGCTTTATCCGTATTCTAAGTATTATCTGAGTAATGTTAAGCAAATGCGCGGCGAGTATTACGGCAATCACTTTTCCACGATTGGATTGGTTGGCGCAAACGAGTCCTTGCTTAATTTCATAGGAAAAGACATTGGTTCTCGCCAAGGCAGAAAATTTACCGTAGAAGTCCTTGATTTTATGCGGGACCGTTTGGTAAAATATCAAAAAGAAACAGACAATCTCTATAATCTTGAAGCGACGCCGGCGGAAGGCGCGAGTTACAGATTGGCGCTTAGAGATAAGCAAGAGTATCCGGATATTATCACGGCTGGGTCTAAAAAAAATCCGTATTACACCAACTCAACGATGCTTCCGGTGAATTACACGGACGATGTTTTTGAAGCGTTGAAACTGCAAGATGAAATCCAAGCGAAATACACAGGAGGAATTGTCTTTCATACTTTTATCGGCGAACGGATTGAGAATATCCAGACCATTAAAAATCTGGTTAAGAAAATATTTGAAAATTTTCACTTGCCGTATCTGACTATAAGCCCGACTTTTTCGATCTGCCCTCATCATGGATATATTTCTGGCGAGCATTACACTTGCCCCAAATGCGTCATCAAACAGCCCTGTGAGGTCTATTCAAGAGTAGTCGGCTACATTAGACCAATCCAGCAATGGCATGTCGGCAAACAAGAGGAGTTTAAAGACAGGAAGTTATTTAAGATTAAAGATTGTAAATAG